A single Tenacibaculum sp. 190524A02b DNA region contains:
- a CDS encoding C1 family peptidase — protein MKKILVAAALLVGSVSGIYAQKYQFKTVKDIEDTEVKSQGRTGTCWSFSTTSFLESEIIRLTGKNIDLSEMYSVRNTYSEKAANYLYRQGKAQFSEGGLAHDVINSVAKNGLVPEQAFTGLDLGQTSHNHSELVAVLKSMLDTYIKNPAKQLSPKWRKAVESVLDVYLGENKKEFVFEGKTYTPKSFAEFVKIAPANYVTISSFEHAKKYDKFILNIPDNFSNGMFYNVSLDEMVSVTEEAIKKGYTVELDCDVSEKTFSSKAGVAVIPAISSENKKALKEIVEEKNITPSYRQAEFENFNTTDDHLMHIVGIVKDQKGNKYFKVKNSWGTKQGNKGYVYMSIPYFKLKTISVLVHKDAIAGSLKNKLAIQ, from the coding sequence ATGAAAAAAATACTAGTAGCAGCTGCTTTGTTGGTAGGAAGTGTAAGTGGAATATATGCGCAGAAATACCAATTTAAAACAGTTAAAGATATTGAAGATACAGAAGTTAAAAGTCAAGGAAGAACTGGTACTTGTTGGAGTTTTTCTACTACTTCATTTTTAGAATCGGAAATTATTAGATTAACAGGTAAAAACATCGATTTGTCTGAAATGTATTCAGTAAGAAATACGTATTCAGAAAAAGCTGCTAATTATTTGTACCGTCAGGGAAAAGCACAGTTTAGTGAGGGTGGTTTAGCACACGATGTAATTAATTCTGTTGCTAAAAACGGATTAGTTCCTGAGCAGGCATTTACAGGGTTAGATCTTGGGCAAACGAGTCATAATCATAGTGAATTAGTGGCTGTTTTAAAAAGTATGTTAGATACCTATATTAAAAACCCTGCAAAACAATTAAGTCCAAAATGGCGTAAAGCTGTAGAAAGTGTTTTAGATGTGTATTTAGGAGAAAATAAAAAAGAGTTTGTATTTGAAGGTAAGACATATACCCCAAAAAGTTTTGCTGAATTTGTAAAGATAGCCCCTGCAAATTATGTGACTATTAGTTCTTTTGAGCATGCCAAAAAATACGATAAGTTTATTTTAAATATTCCAGATAACTTTTCAAATGGTATGTTTTACAATGTATCTTTAGATGAAATGGTTAGTGTTACGGAAGAGGCTATTAAAAAGGGATATACTGTTGAGTTAGATTGTGATGTATCTGAAAAAACATTTTCATCAAAGGCAGGTGTAGCGGTAATTCCAGCGATTAGTTCAGAAAATAAGAAAGCGTTAAAAGAAATAGTAGAAGAGAAAAATATTACTCCATCTTATCGTCAGGCAGAATTTGAAAACTTTAATACTACAGATGATCACTTAATGCATATTGTTGGTATTGTTAAAGATCAAAAAGGGAATAAATACTTTAAAGTAAAAAATTCATGGGGAACTAAACAAGGAAATAAAGGATATGTATATATGTCTATACCTTACTTTAAATTAAAAACCATTTCTGTATTGGTACATAAAGATGCTATAGCAGGAAGTTTAAAAAATAAGTTAGCTATACAATAG